The following is a genomic window from Prevotella nigrescens.
CTTTTATCGTCTTGCGCAACAGTTCCTGTTCGGCAAGATTGTAGCGTCCGCCCGCTTCGCGCCCGCCCCGAATAGCATCGAAAAGCGATGTTACGCCCAAATCGGTTTGCAAATAGCGTGTTTCATCTTCAGAAACAGCAAGCACATGTGGTACGGGCAGCTGTCGTTTGGCGAAGTGTTTGGCAAGATAAATAAAGGCATGGTTCTCGTCGCGGCTCGTACCGATGACGCCAATCACCGATTTCCCCTCGTCGTCAGTAAAGCGATAGTACGTCCGGTTGCTGCCTGCACCAGCCATTTTCTCTATGTTTGCAGGAACATTGCCTGCCCATTGCTTGTATAGTTCTACGAGTTTTTCCATTACTCTGTAAATGTTTCTCCTTTAGTTTGTGCCTTCTTCTTTATTTTCTTTTCCTTCTTTTGTATCCCGTTCTATTTCTTTTAAAATATCTTCAGCCTGTTTCTCACCTTGTTTTTTCATTTCGTATTCGCGTAAGAAACCATCAATAAGCAACAAGATAACCATTATACCCGAAGTTATCAAGATACTTCTTGTTAAAAAGTAAAGTCCCCCTATGATGCCGAAGAAGACTATAAACATTTTCCAATTAAGTTTTATCTTCATGCTACAAAGTTACTCAAAAGTTTTTAGAAATTGCGAAATACCCCCAGAATTATTACTATTTGCAAAGGTGAGACGTAGTAGCAAGTGTCCTGTAACATAAATAAGAAATGTAAAAAAGCAGTATAAATAAAATGATAAATATGCGTGTGCATAATGGTTTAGTTATCAACGTATTACAGTATCTACTTTTGGACATCGTAAAAAGCCTGTTTTGCAATGCAAAACCCACCCTTTGGGGCGATAAAAACCACTGTTTTAGTTCTCAAAACCCACCCTTTTGAGAAGTAAAAGCCTTGTTGTATAATTATGATACCAATTATACAAGAAATTGAACTGGAAGTGAATATATGAGAATACTGTTTCTTTTATAGTGAGATTGTAACGATGCATTATATCAGTATGTACCATTTTGAGGGGGCAAAGATGTTTGTGTGTCGGTTTGGATAAATTGAAAAGAGAGTTATTAGAGTTTGTTAAACTCTGCCAAAATTGCAGAATTTAAAAAATAAATAGGTAAATTTGTCAGCCAAATGAACAATACAGAACTTCAACGCGTAAAGCAGCGTTACAACGTTGTGGGCAATTGCGATGCACTGAACAGAGCTTTAGATATTGCATTGCAGGTTGCGCCTACCGACTTGTCTGTACTTATAGTAGGAGAGAGCGGTGTGGGCAAAGAGATTATACCTCGTATCATTCATGATAATTCGCCACGAAAGCGGGAGAAATACTTTGCCGTTAACTGCGGCTCCATACCCGAAGGAACGATTGACAGCGAACTCTTCGGACACGAAAAGGGCTCGTTTACGGGTGCCATCGGCGAGAGCGATGGCTATTTCGGCATTGCAAACAAAGGTACGATTTTCCTCGACGAAGTGGGCGAACTGCCTTTGGCAACACAAGCCAAGCTGTTGCGTGTGCTGGAAACAGGCGAGTATATTCGTGTGGGAGGACAGGAAGTGCGCAAGACCGATGTGCGCATAGTGGCTGCAACCAACGTTAATATGCGCAAGGCGGTGAGCGAAGGAAAGTTCCGTGAAGACTTGTTCTACCGCCTGAACACCATTCCTATTCAGATGCCGCCGCTTCGCGACCGTGGCGAAGACATTCTTTTGCTGTTCAGGCTCTTTGCCATGCAAATGGCAGAGAAGTACCGCTTGCCCAAAATAACGCTGGACGACGATGCAAAACAAATAATGCTGCACTACAAATGGCCTGGAAACGTGCGGCAGCTGAAGAACATTACCGAGCAAATGTCGGTGCTGAGCGAGCAACGTGAGATAACGGCAGACATGCTGACCGACTTTATTCCGCGCGACCCCGATAGCACACAGCTTGCCATTATAGAAAAAGGAGGAAAGCATAGCTACGAGAGCGAACGCGACATACTGTACCAAATACTTTACGAACTGCGTGGCAATGTGAGCGAATTGCGCCGCGATTTAAATACTGTTCGCAAGCAACTGGAAGAAACACGTGCACTGAATGGAGCACGAGGATTTGAGCCTTTGCCCGAGAAACATGATGAGACAATGTCCGTTCCTTCCAAACACGCTGTCCCGGGGACATCACTTTCCGATGGCATGGTAGAATTTGCAGATGCCGAAGAAATATCCGAGCCTGAGGTTTTGAACCTCAGCGATGTGGGAAGACAGATGGTGGAGAAGGCTTTGGAACGCAACAACGGCAACCGAAAGAAGGCGGCACAGGAGTTGGGCATCAGCGACAGAACGCTTTACAGAAGAATTAAGCAATATGGCTTGGATAGCAAATAAAACAGAAAAAATACACCTTATATATATAGTAGTGGCGTTGATGTGTCTCACCGCTTGTTCGGTGAGCTATAAATTCAATGGTGCAAGCATCGATTACAGCAAGGTGCACACCATTCAGATAGCCGATTTCCCAATCCGTTCTGCTTATGTGTGGGGACCAATGGGACCTATGTTCAACAATAAACTGAAAGATGTCTTTGCCAATCATACCCGCTTGGAGCTGGTGAAACGCAATGGCGACCTGAAGATAGAGGGCGAAATAACACAGTATCAACAGCGCAACAAGAGTGTTTCGAGCGAGGGCTATTCGGCTCAGACAGAACTATCTATCACTGTAAACGTGCGTTTTGTAAACAGTACGAACCGTAATGAAAATTTTGAAAAGCAATTTACGGCAACAGCCAGCTACGATACCACAAAGAGTTTGAATGCTGTTCAGGAAGAATTGGTGGAACAAATGATAAAAGATCTTACCGAACAAATCTTCAATGCAACTGTTGCTAATTGGTAAATATAACGGACATTAACATTGTAAAGGGAATAAAACTATGGACATAGCGCATTATTTTGATAATCCTGAAGAGTTGAATAAGGAAACATTATACGAACTTCGGAATCTTATCGCGCTCTATCCGTTCTATCAACCAGCTCGCATACTGCTTCTGAAAAACTTGTTTCTGTTACACGATGCAACGTTTGACGAGGAGTTAAGGCGTGCAGCTATCTATATTACCAACCGTAGAGTACTTTTTAATCTGGTGGAGGCAGCACATTATCAACTACGTCCGGAGAAAAGCCAAGAGGCGACATTGCAGTCTGCAAAAGAAGAAACACCGACAGAAACAAATACTGACAGAACAGTATCGCTTATTGATAATTTCCTCGAACAAATTCCAGACACTCCGGAGAAAACCGAGAATGGTAACAGAAAGCCTACACCCGTCGATGCAACTGTGGATTATGTTGCCTACTTAATGAACGCTGAAAGACAGGAGGAGGGTAGGGACGAAGCACCCGAATTGCGTGGACAAAGTCTGATAGACAATTTTATCCATAATGAAGGAGGGAAAATTGTCCTGCAGGAAGAAACAGAATACGAGCCAGAAAATATAGATGAAGGCGATGAAAAAATAGCTACAGCAGAAGAAAATGGCTATTTTACAGAAACTTTGGCACGAATATACATAAAGCAAGGGAGATATTCTAAGGCCTTGGAAATAATTAATCGATTAAATTTGGTATATCCAAAAAAAAGTCGTTACTTTGCAGACCAAATCCGGTTTCTACAGAAATTGATAATAAACAATAATAAAAAATAACATAGAAAATGTATACGCTTTTAGTAATACTTATCGTTATTGCGGCTATCTTGATGATTGGTGTAGTTCTAATCCAGGAATCTAAGGGTGGAGGACTATCATCAAACTTCTCCTCTTCTAATGCCATTATGGGTGTTCGTAAGACAACGGACTTTGTGGAAAAACTCACTTGGGGTTGTGCAATCTTTATGATTGTTTTGAGTATAATGTCAACACGTATCGCTCCACAAGCTGAAACAGACCAGAGTGTAATTGAAAAGGCTGCTACGGAAAATGGTTCTGTAAATCCAAATAACTTGCCTAACTTTGGTGCAAGTCAACAAAAGCAAACAGCTCCAGCAGCGCAAGGACAGGCGGCAAAGACTCCTGCAACCCCTGCAAAGTAATGAAGAGAGGTAAGAAAGTATAATTTTTATTTGTACAGAAAGAATAAAGTTCGTACCTTTGCATTCGCTTTTGAGAAGCAAAAAAATATATGGTGGACGTAGTTCAGTTGGTTAGAGCGTCAGATTGTGGTTCTGAATGTCGTGGGTTCGAGTCCCACCTTCCACCCCATAAAGTGGACGAGGAGTTTCTGTAAAGATATTCCTCGTCTTTGTTTTTTAGTAAAAGATAAGTAAAAACATCGTTCTGAACGATGTAAATGATTAAGATGAGGACACAAAGATGGTACATGGACACGAGGTTCTCCACATGATGGAGGGTAACAACTATAGCACTAAAGAAGGTTTAGTACAGGCAATTATAAGTAAATTTGGTCCTGATGAGCGTTTCTATACTTGCTCTGCAGAGGGAATGACGGCTGAGGAATTAGTTGATTTCCTTGAAGTCAGGGGAAAGTTTATGCCTTCTGGTAACGAAGATTTTACGGTAGATACAACTAAAATCTGTAATCACTAAGGCTAATTGTTATGATAAAGATTTATGGAATGAAGACTTGTCCGGATTGCATTGCAATAGATGAACAAGTAAAAGATAACAACCGTTTTGCGGTAATAGATATCGGCGAACACGTTAGATATCTAAAAGAGTTCTTGCGCTTACGCGATAATGACGCTGTATTTGCAGAAGTTCGGAAGAAAGGTTATGTAGGTATTCCTTGTTTTGTGCTCGAAGATGGCACTGTAACGCTGAACCCCGAAGATGTAGGCTTACAGAAGAGACAGGAATACAAGACATCTTGTAATATAGATGGGAGCGGTTGTTAAGGGAAAGAGTTACCAACGAGTAACTCTTTTTTTAGTGTGCTTAACAAAAACGAATCCATTTTTCATTATAATCAGTAATTTCCGTACCTTTGTAAGGCTAAGTTTTTTTGAACGAAATTTGTGTGGAATACGATGCGGTTGGATAAACTTTCAATTATAAATTACAAGAACATCGAGGCGGCAACACTCAACTTGTCGCCGAAGCTGAATTGTTTTATCGGGCATAATGGTGAGGGAAAGACGAATTTATTAGACGCTGTCTATTACCTTTCGTTTTGCAAGAGCGCATTCAATGCCAAGGATTCGGAGGTAATGCGCCATGAAAGCGACTTCTTTGTGCTGGAAGGAGACTATACCGCGGATACTAATGCCTGCGAGCAAGTATATTGTAGCATGAAACGGGGGGCGAAGAAGCATTTCAAACGGAACAAAAAGGAATACAAGAGGCTTTCGGGGCACATAGGACTGATACCTTTGGTTTTTGTTTCTCCGTCTGACATTTCGATTATAGAGGGAGGAAGTGAAGAGCGCCGCAGATTGATGGACGTAGTTATATCGCAGTACGACCGTCCTTATATCGAGTCGCTGATGCGATACAACAAGGCTCTGCAACAGCGCAACAGCTTGTTGAAGCTGGAAGAGGAGCCTGATGCCACGTTGCTGGAGCTGCTGGAAATGCAGATGGCAGAATACGGAACGGAAATTTATAGGAAGCGTGCTGCCTTCATAGAGCAGCTTGTTCCTGTCTTCCAGTCAATCTATCAGTCAATCTCGCAGGACCGCGAACAGGTCTTGTTGCAATATGTGTCGCATGGAGAACGGGGGGACTTGCTCGATGTGATACAGCGTGACAGGGCGAAGGACCGCATTATGGGCTATTCGCTGCATGGCGTTCATAAAGACGACCTTGCCATGTTGATGAATGGTTTCCCCATGAAGCGTGAGGGAAGCCAGGGACAGAACAAGACTTTTGTATTGGCATTGAAGCTGGCACAGTTCTATTTCTTAAAGCAGGCAGGTGGGAACAGGACTCCATTGCTGTTGCTCGATGATATTTTCGACAAGTTAGATGCTGCCCGGGTAGAGCAAATAGTGAAGTTGGTGTCGGGTGATGGCTTTGGACAGATATTCATTACGGACACCAATCGTGAGCATTTAGACAGAATTCTGGGTAACGGCAGCTTTGACTATAAGATATTTTCGGTTGGAAATGGGGAAGTAACGGAAAGGAGTGCTACAAATGTTCAGGCGTAAGGTGAAGCCTCTCTCGGAAATTCTCGGCAAGCTTCTGCGTGAAGAAGGGCTTGAAGCTCCTCTGCTTCAGAAGCGTATCGTGTCTGCCTGGGATATCGTAGCAGGTCCGACAGTCGTACGCTATACGCAAGAGAAGAGTATTCGTAACCAGACTTTATTCGTGAAAATAACTAATCCTGCCCTGCGTCAGGACCTTTCCATGATGCGCACACAGCTGGTAAAGCGTTTGAACGACCACGTGGGTTCGTTTGTTATTTCCGATATCCGTATCTATTAGCTTCCTTTCCCCATATCAAATTGTTCTTTTATTCTTATCAGATGGGAACAAGGTCTCTGCAGGCTTTGTTTTCCGATGGTATGGGCATGATTTTTTATTACAGCAAACGAGGTGCTTTTCTTATCGTGCAGCTCAATGCGTTCATGGGAAATGTGCATCGCATGCCACCCTCCGGTGTATCGTCCCATACTAACGACAGTGTTTCTTGTGTGGTGCGTAAATATCTGATATACGATAATTTATAAAATCATACAATGTTCCATAAAAAACGATAGTACTTTTTACTTTAAAAGTACTATCGTTTTTTCTGGGAAGGTAGTATCGTTCCAAAAAGAAAGTACTATCGTTCTGGAAAAAAGGTAATATCGGATTAAGAAATGTAAACTATTTTCACGGCTTTTATAACCAGCGATTGAGTACGAAGGTGTAATGAGATTAGCTGAAAAAGTCGTTTTGCAAATGTGAGAAAGCCCTTATATGCCTGGTTGCATATAAGGGCTATTTGGTAAATCCGTCGGACGTTTGAGACGGAAAGTTCTGTTATGCCGGCTGAATGTTCCTATAGGACGGCATCGACCTTCTCGTCGTATTCATCTGCAGGTATGCTGTCGAGCTTCTGAAAATCGAAACAGATGCCTAACTTATAGGCTTGCCTTGCCTGTTTCAGGAAGCGGTCGTAATATCCTTTCCCGCGTCCGAGTCGGTTTCCGCTTGTGTCGAAGCTCATTCCCGGTACTGCGATGAAATCTATTTTGTCATAGTCGACAAAGGGCTCTCCGACCGGTTCCAGGATATTGAATGAGCTGATTTTCATGTCTTCCGGACCAGTATAGCGGCGTATTTCCATTTCGGTTTCACTGGTCACTACCGGCAAGAGCACCTCTTTCCCCATTTGCACCATCTCGTCTACAAAGTCGTGCGTGAACACTTCGTCAGGCAATGAATGGTAAAGCATGACGGTTTTTGCTGCAATGAGCTTAGGGTGATGGCGCAAGCGGTTGATAATTGGTTCCGAAAGTTCTTTTAATTGTCCTTGAGTGTATTGAAGTTTACGGTTGCGTATTTCCTTTCTCAGTTCTTTTTTGTTCATAGTCGTGGAATGATGTGCTAATGTTCTTTTTGTGGGAATAGGGGCCGTTTGCCTGCGGAAGTCCAGCCCCTGTTCTTCCATGTTATGTTAATTCGTTCTGTTCTTCTTTTGTTGGCGATATTTCTTTGCGGGTGCTTTTGGGAAAGCCTTTCCGCTGTCGAGTACCTTGACAGCCATCTTTATCATGTCGTCGTCGTTGTTCAGATATTCATTCCATGCCTGCTCGTCGAGCATGTTATAGATAATTCGGCTGTGAATGTATTTTTCCAACAATGAATACGACTTGCGAATGAGGTTGTTTCTTCGTTGCAACCCATTCTTTTCTGCGAAGTTCACGAATCCATTTACAAGTTTTTTACTTCTTAAATATGCTGCGAGCGTCTTCATCTCAGTATATTTATTTAAAGTCTGACGGTTCTCGTCGGTATATTTGAACGCATATTGCAAGAGAAGTCCACGCATTACAGCTTCCTTGTAATACGAGGTTACGTCGGTAGTGTCTTCCGGTATGAATATGTCCGGTGTAATCCCTCCGCCCCCATAAACTATGCGGCCGTTGCCGGTGTGATAAGCGGGACCAGTATGCTTGATGCTGTCCTGATAGAAAAATTCTCCATGTTGATAGCGTGTCAGCATGTCTTGTTCGTATGCGGCAATGCCTCCCGGTTTGAAAGGTTTCTGTATACATCTGCCCGAGGGAGTATAATAACGTGCGATTGTCAGACGAATCATGCTGCCGTCGGGGAACTGTATTTGCTGTTGAACCAGACCTTTCCCAAATGAGCGGCGTCCGATGATGGTGCCACGGTCGTTGTCCTGAATGGCTCCAGCAAAGATTTCAGAAGCAGATGCCGAACCTTCGTTAATGAGCACTACCAATGGAATTTGTTGATAGCTGCCCTTTCCGCGGCTGCGGTATTCACGCCGCGGGCTTTTTCTTCCCTGCGTATAGACGACGAGCTGGTTCTTTTTCAGGAATTCTTCAGCCATTTGTACGGCACTTTCAAGGTATCCGCCAGAATTATCGCGTAAGTCGATGACCAGTTTGTCGGCTCCTTGCAAGTTCAGCTGTTGCAACGATGAAAGCATTTCTGCGTAGGTCCGTTCGCCAAAATTCTTTATGCGGATATAACCAATGGAATCGTTAAGCATGTAAGTGGCAGAAATGCTCTTCATCGGAATGTCGTTTCGAGTGAGAACGAAATACTTTATGTTCTTCTCGCCAAAGCGTTTTATGCCAATCTTCACTTTAGAATCCTTTGGACCTTTAAGTCTGTATTGCGCTTCCTCGTTGGTAACGCTGTCTCCAACGAAAGGTTTGTCGTCTATGCTGACAATTTTATCACCTGCAAGAATTCCGGCTTTTTCGGCGGGTCCGTTCTTTATAACGTTCTGAATATGCAGGGTGTCTTGTTGAATGGTAAACTCTATACCGACACCGGAGAACGAGCCTTTTAGGTCTTCGGTAGCCATCTGTACATCTTTCGCACTAATATAGACCGAATGAGGGTCGAGTTCTGCAAGAATCTGAGGTAATGCCTTGTCGACCAATTCGTCAATATTGACCGAATCAACATACTGGTCGTCGATTATGTGAAGCAAGTTGCTCAATCTGCTACTTCCGCTATTGATGATGTTCAACCGGTTTCCAGAAAAGTGATTGGCATAGAATGTTCCGACGAGGACACCTATCACGACACATAATGCCAGCCATAAAGGCATGAAACGATTATTTTTGTTCTGACTCATTATTTCCCAGATTTAAATATTCAACCTCTATATTGGCGCGCCTAAGCAAGTCGATACCTTCAGTAAGTCTGTATTTCTCTCCATAAACCACACGTTTTATGCCTGCCTGAATGATGAGTTTGGCACATTCTATACAGGGCGAAGCCGTTACATACAATGTCGAGCCATCGCTGTTGTTACCACTCCGTGCCAATTTGGTTATTGCATTGGCTTCGGCGTGCAACACGTATGGTTTGGTAATGCCATTCTCATCTTCGCAAATATTCTCGAAACCGCTTGGCGTCCCGTTATATCCATCGCTGATGATCATTTTCTCTTTTACCACCAATGCTCCCACCCGTCGCCGTTTACAATAGGAATTTTCCGCCCAGACGCGTGCCATGCGCAGGTAACGATAGTCAAGAAGCTCTTGCTTTTCAGTCTTCATGTTGTCCAAATAGAATATGTATTGCTTGTTTTAGTTTTCTTTTGTTATGCCATTGCGTTCTAAAAGTGCGTCGATGGTAGGTTCTTGTCCTCGGAAACGTTTATAGAGTGTCATTGGATGTTCGGTACTTCCCTTGGAAAGAATATTATCCCGGAAGCTTTGGGCAGTAGCCTGATTAAATATTCCATTCTTCTTGAATAGGCTGAATGCATCAGCATCGAGCACTTCTGCCCATTTATAACTATAATATCCTGCCGCATATCCCCCCGACATAATGTGAGAGAACTGAGTTGTCATACATGTTCCATCTGTTTGTTCGCCAATAATGGCTTTTTCCCATGCCTTTTTTTCAAACGGAATGATATCTGCTTCGAACTTATCTTGCTGTGTATAGTATGCCATGTCCAATAATCCGAAACTAACTTGGCGCAGACAACCCATTGCAACATTGAAATTCTGACTGGCTATAATCTTCTCAATAAGTTCGTCAGGCATAGGCTCCCCTGTTTCATAATGGAAGGCAAAAGTACGTAAGAAGTCTTTTTCCACAGCAAAGTTTTCCATGAATTGAGATGGAAGTTCTACGAAATCCCACCATACATTTGTGCCAGACTGACTTTCGAAACGGCTGTTTGCAAAGATACCATGCAGTGAATGACCAAATTCGTGCAAGAAAGTTGTAACTTCGCCTAACCGTAATAGTGCAGGCTTCTCGTCTGTCGGTTTAGAGAAGTTCATTACTAACGATACGTGTGGGCGTATGTTCTCGCCTTCTTTCGTAATACGTTGTCCTTGAAATTCTGTCATCCACGCACCAGCACGTTTACCTTTTCGTGGAAAGAAATCAACATAAAGCACCGCAAGATAAGAACCATCTTTATCGTAGACCTCGTATGGTTTCACATCTGGGTGATAAACAGGAATGTCTTTATTCTCTTTGAAAGTAATGCCATAAAGTCGGGTTGCTAATCCGAACACGCCTTTTATAACGTTGTTTAATTCAAAATAAGGTCTCAACGCCTCTGGGTCAAGATTATATTTTGCCAACTTTAATTGATGTGCATAGTATGCTGTATCCCACGGCATCAGCTTAAAACTATCTCCTTCTTGTTCTTTGGCAATAGAGCAAAGTTCGTTATATTCTTTAATTGCAGCTGGCTTGTAGGCTTCGATAAGGTCGTCAAGCAATTTATAGACATTCTTGACGTTACTTGCCATACGATATTTCATAACGAAATCGGCATAAGTGTCGTATCCCAATAATTGTGCCATTTCTCTACGGAGGTTCACTAAGCGTTTGCAAACTTCGATATTATTCTCCGAATTTGCTTTTATGCATAGCGTGTTGTGCGCCATGTATAGCTCTTTCCTTAGGTCTCGTTGAGTGCTATACATTAGGAAAGGACCGTAACTCGGCGCATCTAACGTGAATATCCAGCCTTCAAGACCTTGTTCTTTGGCAGTTGCGGCAGCGGCTTCACGGATAGAGTCTGGTAATCCTTCAAGTCTTTCCTCATTGGTAATATGAAGTTTGTATGCTTTGTTCTCTTTTAATACATTTTGCGAGAACTTCAATGCGAGCATACTTGCCTCTTCTGTAAGCTTGCGTAGTTTCTCTTTATCAGTTTCATTCAGCAGTGCGCCACTACGTACAAAGCCATCGTAACTCTCCTCCAATAGTTTGTTTTCCTCAGGAGTAAGTTCCCTATGGTTATTGTAAACGGCTTTTATGCGCTCAAAAAGTTTGGGATTGAGACTGATGTCGTTTGCATGCTTAGTGAGAATGGGATTCATTTTTTGCGCCAAAGCGTCCATTTCGTCGTTTGTTTCTGCACTAAGCATGTTGAAGAAAGCACTTTCTACACGCGAAAGTAAATCGTAATAATGCTTACGTCCTTTTACTTCGTCTTCGCGAATAAGCGTATTTTCAAAAGTAGGTTCTTCCGGGTCGTTTATTGTTTTCTCTATTTGTTCGTCCTCACGGCGTATTCCTTCTAACATTGCCTCTTCATAATCGGCAAGTGTTATTTTGTCGAATGGAATAGTTTCGTGTGGTGTATTATACAATCCAAAGAAAGGGTTCAAGTGTTGTTGTCCCTTTCCATTAATATTCTTTGTCATGTTTTGCTTTCTCTCTAATATGCTACAAAGATACAGAAAAACTATGTATGGACGAAAGAGTGTATTAGATTTAACGCAATTTTTCTAATAATGCTATGTTTATTTGTCCTCTTGTTAGTGTGATTGCATTATTTCTGTTTAGCATATTGAGCATTTTTGAAATGTTAAGTCTGCTTTCGTGCAACTCGTTTGCCAATGTTTGCATATTTATTTTTATTATTTTTTTACCTGCCGGATGTGCACAGTGCGTTCTTACAAAGTAGATAAACTTTTCTTTTATATCTTTTGGTTGTTGTTGCCAAGGTAGCCTGCTGCCACGTTGTGCTTGCGAAGATAGCATATTCAGAAAGTTTAGGCGGAATATCAGATATTTGTTTACAAGATTTAATACTTCACTTTTATCGATATATAAAATATTGCATTTCGTTTCGGCAATAAAAGTTTTAGAATAAAATTGTACAAGCCCGAATATACGTTCTGGTTGTATGGCAGTTGGGGGGTCAATCTCTTCAATTATACTATAGCTATGATTGTCGGCACAGCTTTCTATGGACAA
Proteins encoded in this region:
- a CDS encoding sigma-54 interaction domain-containing protein, whose product is MNNTELQRVKQRYNVVGNCDALNRALDIALQVAPTDLSVLIVGESGVGKEIIPRIIHDNSPRKREKYFAVNCGSIPEGTIDSELFGHEKGSFTGAIGESDGYFGIANKGTIFLDEVGELPLATQAKLLRVLETGEYIRVGGQEVRKTDVRIVAATNVNMRKAVSEGKFREDLFYRLNTIPIQMPPLRDRGEDILLLFRLFAMQMAEKYRLPKITLDDDAKQIMLHYKWPGNVRQLKNITEQMSVLSEQREITADMLTDFIPRDPDSTQLAIIEKGGKHSYESERDILYQILYELRGNVSELRRDLNTVRKQLEETRALNGARGFEPLPEKHDETMSVPSKHAVPGTSLSDGMVEFADAEEISEPEVLNLSDVGRQMVEKALERNNGNRKKAAQELGISDRTLYRRIKQYGLDSK
- a CDS encoding LptE family protein, coding for MCLTACSVSYKFNGASIDYSKVHTIQIADFPIRSAYVWGPMGPMFNNKLKDVFANHTRLELVKRNGDLKIEGEITQYQQRNKSVSSEGYSAQTELSITVNVRFVNSTNRNENFEKQFTATASYDTTKSLNAVQEELVEQMIKDLTEQIFNATVANW
- a CDS encoding tetratricopeptide repeat protein; this translates as MDIAHYFDNPEELNKETLYELRNLIALYPFYQPARILLLKNLFLLHDATFDEELRRAAIYITNRRVLFNLVEAAHYQLRPEKSQEATLQSAKEETPTETNTDRTVSLIDNFLEQIPDTPEKTENGNRKPTPVDATVDYVAYLMNAERQEEGRDEAPELRGQSLIDNFIHNEGGKIVLQEETEYEPENIDEGDEKIATAEENGYFTETLARIYIKQGRYSKALEIINRLNLVYPKKSRYFADQIRFLQKLIINNNKK
- the secG gene encoding preprotein translocase subunit SecG, producing the protein MYTLLVILIVIAAILMIGVVLIQESKGGGLSSNFSSSNAIMGVRKTTDFVEKLTWGCAIFMIVLSIMSTRIAPQAETDQSVIEKAATENGSVNPNNLPNFGASQQKQTAPAAQGQAAKTPATPAK
- a CDS encoding YecH family metal-binding protein; the protein is MVHGHEVLHMMEGNNYSTKEGLVQAIISKFGPDERFYTCSAEGMTAEELVDFLEVRGKFMPSGNEDFTVDTTKICNH
- the recF gene encoding DNA replication/repair protein RecF (All proteins in this family for which functions are known are DNA-binding proteins that assist the filamentation of RecA onto DNA for the initiation of recombination or recombinational repair.); the protein is MRLDKLSIINYKNIEAATLNLSPKLNCFIGHNGEGKTNLLDAVYYLSFCKSAFNAKDSEVMRHESDFFVLEGDYTADTNACEQVYCSMKRGAKKHFKRNKKEYKRLSGHIGLIPLVFVSPSDISIIEGGSEERRRLMDVVISQYDRPYIESLMRYNKALQQRNSLLKLEEEPDATLLELLEMQMAEYGTEIYRKRAAFIEQLVPVFQSIYQSISQDREQVLLQYVSHGERGDLLDVIQRDRAKDRIMGYSLHGVHKDDLAMLMNGFPMKREGSQGQNKTFVLALKLAQFYFLKQAGGNRTPLLLLDDIFDKLDAARVEQIVKLVSGDGFGQIFITDTNREHLDRILGNGSFDYKIFSVGNGEVTERSATNVQA
- a CDS encoding DciA family protein; translated protein: MFRRKVKPLSEILGKLLREEGLEAPLLQKRIVSAWDIVAGPTVVRYTQEKSIRNQTLFVKITNPALRQDLSMMRTQLVKRLNDHVGSFVISDIRIY
- a CDS encoding 5-formyltetrahydrofolate cyclo-ligase — translated: MNKKELRKEIRNRKLQYTQGQLKELSEPIINRLRHHPKLIAAKTVMLYHSLPDEVFTHDFVDEMVQMGKEVLLPVVTSETEMEIRRYTGPEDMKISSFNILEPVGEPFVDYDKIDFIAVPGMSFDTSGNRLGRGKGYYDRFLKQARQAYKLGICFDFQKLDSIPADEYDEKVDAVL
- a CDS encoding S41 family peptidase; the protein is MSQNKNNRFMPLWLALCVVIGVLVGTFYANHFSGNRLNIINSGSSRLSNLLHIIDDQYVDSVNIDELVDKALPQILAELDPHSVYISAKDVQMATEDLKGSFSGVGIEFTIQQDTLHIQNVIKNGPAEKAGILAGDKIVSIDDKPFVGDSVTNEEAQYRLKGPKDSKVKIGIKRFGEKNIKYFVLTRNDIPMKSISATYMLNDSIGYIRIKNFGERTYAEMLSSLQQLNLQGADKLVIDLRDNSGGYLESAVQMAEEFLKKNQLVVYTQGRKSPRREYRSRGKGSYQQIPLVVLINEGSASASEIFAGAIQDNDRGTIIGRRSFGKGLVQQQIQFPDGSMIRLTIARYYTPSGRCIQKPFKPGGIAAYEQDMLTRYQHGEFFYQDSIKHTGPAYHTGNGRIVYGGGGITPDIFIPEDTTDVTSYYKEAVMRGLLLQYAFKYTDENRQTLNKYTEMKTLAAYLRSKKLVNGFVNFAEKNGLQRRNNLIRKSYSLLEKYIHSRIIYNMLDEQAWNEYLNNDDDMIKMAVKVLDSGKAFPKAPAKKYRQQKKNRTN
- a CDS encoding dCMP deaminase family protein; the encoded protein is MKTEKQELLDYRYLRMARVWAENSYCKRRRVGALVVKEKMIISDGYNGTPSGFENICEDENGITKPYVLHAEANAITKLARSGNNSDGSTLYVTASPCIECAKLIIQAGIKRVVYGEKYRLTEGIDLLRRANIEVEYLNLGNNESEQK